Proteins encoded together in one Catalinimonas alkaloidigena window:
- a CDS encoding Gfo/Idh/MocA family protein has product MFDFRINRRQFLKTSSASLALASLGPAGLDMLYRKDPLRVGLIGTGWYGKSDLFRLIQVAPVNVVSLCDPDQHMLSEAATLVSRRQKSGKKPRTYGDYRKMLAEKDLDIVLIGTPDHWHALQTIDALKAGAHVYVQKPISVDVLEGEAMLAAARKYDRVVQVGTQRKSTPHLIDAKKNIIDAGLLGKVRHVEMCCYFHMRANGNPPVEPVPSFFDYDMWTGPAPLRPYDGLPHKRWWRTFMEYGNGIMGDMCIHMFDTVRWMLNLGWPKQVTSTGGIYVQTEGKSNIPDTQSALFEYDDLTCVWQHRSWGTPANPEYPWSLTLYGDKGTLWASTMQYDFIPEGDGKKIHKDVVYEKEKYPEDLTEKDIELNAAPATRLHMLDFLAAIDKHSRPVADIEDGHISTASCILANLSRQLGRPLRYDHATRTVVNDPAATKLLQRPYREPWIHPDPTQV; this is encoded by the coding sequence ATGTTTGACTTTCGCATTAACCGCCGCCAATTTCTCAAAACCTCTTCCGCCTCGCTCGCACTGGCCTCGCTGGGCCCGGCAGGCCTCGACATGCTTTACCGGAAAGACCCGCTGCGGGTGGGACTGATCGGGACGGGCTGGTACGGCAAAAGCGACCTGTTCCGGCTGATTCAGGTCGCGCCCGTCAACGTCGTGTCGCTGTGCGATCCCGACCAGCACATGCTCTCCGAAGCCGCCACGCTGGTCAGCCGACGGCAGAAGTCGGGAAAAAAGCCGCGCACCTACGGCGACTACCGGAAAATGCTGGCTGAAAAAGACCTGGATATTGTGCTGATCGGCACACCCGACCACTGGCACGCGCTCCAGACCATCGACGCGCTGAAAGCGGGAGCACACGTGTACGTGCAGAAGCCCATCAGCGTCGACGTGCTGGAAGGCGAAGCGATGCTGGCCGCCGCGCGGAAATACGACCGGGTGGTGCAGGTCGGGACGCAGCGCAAAAGCACGCCCCACCTGATCGACGCTAAGAAGAACATCATCGATGCCGGGTTGCTGGGCAAGGTCAGACACGTGGAGATGTGCTGCTACTTCCACATGCGCGCCAATGGCAACCCGCCCGTTGAGCCGGTGCCGTCCTTTTTCGATTACGACATGTGGACCGGGCCTGCGCCCCTACGTCCCTACGACGGCCTGCCGCACAAACGCTGGTGGCGGACGTTTATGGAATACGGCAACGGCATTATGGGCGATATGTGCATCCACATGTTCGACACGGTCCGCTGGATGCTGAACCTGGGCTGGCCCAAGCAAGTGACCTCGACCGGCGGCATTTACGTGCAGACGGAAGGCAAGTCCAACATTCCCGATACGCAGTCGGCGCTGTTCGAGTACGACGACCTGACCTGCGTCTGGCAGCACCGTTCCTGGGGCACACCGGCCAACCCGGAGTACCCGTGGTCGCTGACCCTCTACGGCGACAAAGGCACGCTGTGGGCCAGCACCATGCAGTACGACTTCATCCCCGAGGGCGACGGGAAGAAAATCCACAAGGACGTGGTCTACGAAAAGGAGAAGTACCCGGAAGACCTTACCGAGAAAGACATCGAACTGAACGCCGCGCCGGCCACGCGCCTCCACATGCTCGACTTCCTGGCGGCCATCGACAAGCACAGTCGCCCGGTGGCCGACATCGAAGACGGTCACATCTCGACGGCGTCCTGCATTCTGGCGAACCTCTCCCGGCAGTTGGGCCGACCGCTCCGCTACGACCACGCCACACGTACGGTGGTGAACGACCCGGCGGCGACCAAGCTGCTGCAACGGCCGTACCGCGAGCCCTGGATTCACCCCGACCCTACGCAGGTATAA
- a CDS encoding SusC/RagA family TonB-linked outer membrane protein — MKIFYLTVGFAMTSLLPPVPAEAQVQASTSLAYRIASSDEQPKQKEVSLKSLFQELEQQFGVKFIYPSEIQGQAIRYYVHRSVGLEKNLQAALQSTSLRYKKVGDDYYAIYREVEETTAEVVQPVWKDARTPVAASMSAHNTLMAIRAARAQRAVAISGRVIDATGEGIPGINILEKGTTNGTITDVNGNYTLNVGDNATLVFSAVGFATQEVVVGGRTTIDVTMADDIKALDEVVVVGYGTQRKGEITSSVASIGVEEFNKGNISNVSQLLQGKVSGLSISRPGGDPNAGFAIRLRGLSTLGANTQPLVVVDGQIGADLNTVDPNDIASIDVLKDGSAAAIYGTRGSAGVIIVTTKSGSADSFGVSYSGLVQTETPARFTQHMTADEYRQLSNAVDYGATTDWYKEITRTAFSHTHNLSLSGGNSSGTTYSASVNFRNAQGVAINTGFNQINTRLNLSQSVLDDRLVFNLNMSNTSRESQLGYSEAFKYAAIYNPTAPVHTTDPLYDLTGGGYYEANNVDYANPVAVLEQNMRDQELKRFNFNGSATFQIVDGLKFLVRYAQQTTSTFDEAYLPRTSFHSRNFLGVSGFSRGGYSWKADIENRNRLYENTLSYDGRISTIRVSAVAGYSYQDFLDKQFEVGGGNFVTDASGQDFSTALDFASGRGNINSYKTGSRLIGFFGRLNLNFNEAAFLSASLRREGATQFGENNKWGMFPAISAGVNLDRFLDLPSVSSIKLRASYGVTGALPPEPYLSLQTLAPGGANFYAGNNVYLQSYEPDKNANPDLKWERKKEFDVGLDFVIFNDRMTGTLDYYNRVTSDLIFNVTVPVPPNLVPTTWMNIGELSSNGFELALAYDVVRSSMFTWNSSFNFSTFNVKLARLDPTLAGSYVGATNLGTPGQEQTQITRAVEGQAIGLFWGYQYLGVDEGGKYQLADLNNDGKYDNNDQMVIGNGLPDFQLGWTNTFRYKNFDLNFLLRGAFGHQLINTYRAFYENPNLASSYNVVNTQYFNPDITDQQIFSSLFVENASFLEMDNATLGYQFNLEKKGWVKSLRAYLTGQNLFMITNYTGVDPEVRYADGNADDANSLAPGVDRREIWVLTRSFTLGVNATF, encoded by the coding sequence ATGAAAATTTTCTACCTCACGGTTGGGTTCGCCATGACCAGCCTGCTGCCCCCCGTCCCTGCGGAGGCGCAGGTGCAGGCTTCCACCAGCCTGGCGTATCGGATCGCCTCCTCCGACGAACAGCCCAAGCAAAAGGAGGTCTCCCTTAAAAGTCTGTTTCAGGAACTGGAGCAGCAGTTCGGGGTGAAGTTCATCTACCCCTCCGAAATTCAGGGGCAGGCCATCCGCTACTACGTGCACCGAAGCGTGGGACTGGAGAAAAACCTGCAGGCCGCCCTGCAATCGACTTCGCTGCGTTACAAAAAGGTCGGCGACGACTATTATGCCATTTACCGGGAGGTAGAAGAAACCACGGCGGAGGTGGTGCAGCCCGTCTGGAAAGACGCTCGCACGCCGGTAGCGGCTTCCATGAGCGCGCACAACACGTTGATGGCCATCCGTGCGGCCCGGGCCCAGCGGGCGGTCGCGATCAGCGGGCGCGTCATCGATGCGACGGGCGAAGGCATTCCGGGCATCAACATTCTGGAGAAAGGCACCACCAACGGGACCATCACCGACGTCAACGGAAACTACACCCTGAACGTGGGCGACAACGCGACCCTGGTGTTCAGTGCGGTAGGGTTCGCTACGCAGGAAGTGGTGGTAGGGGGGCGCACCACCATTGACGTAACGATGGCCGACGACATAAAAGCCCTCGACGAAGTGGTGGTTGTGGGGTACGGCACGCAGCGCAAGGGCGAAATCACCAGTTCGGTGGCCAGCATCGGCGTAGAAGAATTCAACAAGGGGAACATCAGCAACGTCTCGCAACTGTTGCAGGGCAAAGTGTCGGGCCTTTCCATTTCGCGTCCCGGCGGCGATCCCAACGCCGGATTTGCCATTCGGCTGCGCGGCCTGTCCACCCTTGGGGCCAACACCCAACCGCTGGTGGTGGTCGACGGGCAGATCGGGGCGGACCTGAACACCGTAGACCCGAACGATATCGCCAGCATCGATGTGCTGAAAGACGGATCGGCTGCCGCCATTTACGGAACGCGCGGGTCGGCCGGGGTGATCATCGTCACCACCAAGTCGGGGTCGGCCGATAGCTTCGGCGTGTCGTACAGCGGACTGGTGCAGACCGAAACGCCGGCCCGCTTCACGCAGCACATGACCGCCGACGAGTACCGCCAGTTGAGCAACGCCGTGGATTATGGTGCAACCACCGACTGGTACAAAGAGATCACCCGCACCGCGTTTTCGCATACGCACAACCTTTCGCTGTCGGGCGGCAACAGTTCCGGCACCACCTACAGCGCTTCGGTCAACTTCCGCAATGCGCAGGGCGTGGCGATCAACACCGGGTTCAACCAGATCAACACCCGGCTCAATTTGTCGCAGTCGGTCCTCGACGACCGGCTGGTCTTCAACCTCAACATGAGCAACACCTCGCGCGAGTCGCAACTGGGGTATTCGGAGGCCTTCAAGTACGCGGCTATCTACAACCCGACCGCCCCGGTACACACCACCGATCCGCTGTACGACCTGACCGGCGGGGGCTACTACGAAGCAAACAACGTCGACTATGCCAACCCCGTGGCGGTACTGGAACAGAACATGCGCGACCAGGAACTGAAGCGGTTTAACTTCAACGGCTCCGCTACCTTTCAGATCGTCGACGGGCTGAAATTTCTGGTGCGCTACGCCCAGCAGACCACTAGCACTTTCGACGAAGCGTACTTGCCCCGCACGTCGTTCCATTCGCGCAACTTTCTGGGCGTGAGTGGCTTCAGTCGTGGGGGGTATTCCTGGAAGGCGGACATCGAAAACCGGAACCGGCTCTATGAAAACACCCTTTCGTACGACGGGCGGATCAGCACCATCCGCGTTTCGGCCGTGGCTGGGTATTCGTACCAAGATTTTCTGGACAAGCAGTTCGAAGTGGGCGGCGGCAATTTTGTGACCGATGCGTCGGGGCAGGATTTTTCTACCGCGCTGGATTTCGCCAGCGGCCGTGGCAACATCAACAGCTACAAAACCGGGTCGCGCCTGATCGGGTTCTTCGGGCGCCTCAACCTGAACTTCAACGAAGCGGCCTTCTTGTCGGCCAGCCTGCGTCGCGAAGGGGCTACTCAGTTCGGCGAAAACAACAAGTGGGGGATGTTCCCGGCGATCAGCGCGGGCGTCAACCTGGACCGCTTTCTCGACCTGCCCAGCGTGAGCAGCATCAAGCTACGCGCCAGCTACGGGGTGACCGGGGCCCTGCCGCCGGAGCCGTACCTGTCGTTGCAGACCCTGGCACCCGGTGGCGCCAACTTCTACGCCGGCAACAACGTCTACCTCCAGAGTTACGAGCCGGATAAAAACGCCAACCCTGACCTGAAATGGGAACGGAAGAAGGAGTTCGACGTTGGATTGGACTTCGTGATTTTCAACGACCGGATGACCGGTACGCTGGACTATTACAACCGCGTGACGTCCGACCTGATTTTCAACGTAACGGTGCCCGTGCCGCCGAACCTGGTGCCCACCACCTGGATGAACATCGGGGAGCTGAGCAGCAATGGCTTTGAACTGGCGCTGGCCTACGACGTGGTGCGCAGCTCGATGTTCACCTGGAACTCCAGTTTTAACTTTTCGACGTTCAACGTGAAACTGGCACGACTGGACCCCACGCTGGCCGGTAGCTACGTCGGGGCCACCAACCTGGGCACACCCGGGCAGGAGCAGACGCAAATTACGCGGGCCGTCGAAGGCCAGGCCATCGGGCTGTTCTGGGGTTACCAGTACCTCGGCGTAGACGAAGGCGGAAAGTACCAGCTGGCCGACCTGAACAACGACGGCAAGTACGACAACAACGACCAGATGGTGATCGGCAACGGCCTGCCCGACTTTCAGCTGGGCTGGACCAACACGTTCCGCTACAAGAATTTCGACCTGAACTTCCTGCTGCGCGGTGCGTTCGGCCACCAGCTGATCAACACCTACCGCGCCTTTTACGAGAATCCCAACCTGGCCAGCAGCTACAACGTCGTAAATACCCAGTACTTCAACCCCGACATCACCGACCAGCAGATCTTCAGCAGTTTGTTTGTGGAAAACGCCTCTTTTCTGGAGATGGACAACGCCACGCTGGGCTATCAGTTCAACCTGGAAAAGAAAGGATGGGTGAAGTCGCTGCGGGCCTACCTCACCGGCCAGAATCTGTTTATGATCACTAACTATACGGGAGTAGATCCGGAAGTACGTTACGCGGATGGCAACGCCGATGATGCCAATTCCTTAGCACCCGGCGTGGACCGGCGTGAGATCTGGGTGCTGACGCGCTCCTTTACCCTCGGGGTGAACGCTACTTTCTAA
- a CDS encoding glucose 1-dehydrogenase → MGRVSGKVAIVTGGASGLGRASAQLLAREGASVVVTDLDKNEGEAVVEAITQAGGMARFLAHDVALETDWQWVIDQTLGWFGHVDIVANSAGIGVGGSVEDVTLAEWRRLMSINLDGVFLGTQYGIKAMRAKGNGGSIINFSSIEGLVGDANLPAYNASKGGVTLFTKSAALHCAKQGYGIRVNAIHPAYIWTPMVENYLNASGNVEEGRRYLDSLHPVGHIGEPDDIGWGVVYLASDESKFVTGSSLVIDGGYTAQ, encoded by the coding sequence ATGGGACGAGTTAGCGGAAAAGTAGCCATCGTGACGGGCGGCGCCTCCGGATTAGGACGGGCAAGTGCCCAGTTGCTGGCCCGCGAAGGTGCCAGTGTCGTCGTCACTGACCTCGACAAAAACGAAGGCGAGGCCGTTGTAGAAGCCATCACTCAGGCCGGAGGAATGGCCCGCTTCCTGGCGCACGACGTGGCGCTGGAAACCGACTGGCAGTGGGTGATCGACCAGACGCTCGGCTGGTTCGGGCACGTCGACATCGTAGCGAATTCGGCGGGCATCGGGGTGGGCGGCAGCGTCGAGGACGTAACGCTGGCCGAGTGGCGGCGGTTGATGAGCATCAACCTGGACGGCGTGTTTCTAGGTACGCAATACGGCATCAAGGCCATGCGCGCCAAAGGCAACGGCGGCTCCATCATCAACTTCTCATCAATCGAGGGGCTGGTCGGCGACGCCAACCTTCCGGCCTACAACGCCAGCAAAGGGGGCGTTACGCTGTTCACCAAATCGGCCGCCCTGCACTGTGCCAAACAGGGCTACGGAATTCGGGTCAATGCCATTCATCCGGCCTACATCTGGACGCCGATGGTCGAAAATTACCTGAACGCCAGTGGCAACGTCGAAGAGGGGCGTAGGTACCTCGACAGCCTGCACCCCGTGGGGCACATCGGTGAGCCGGACGACATCGGGTGGGGCGTGGTGTACCTCGCCTCCGACGAATCCAAATTCGTGACAGGCTCGTCGCTGGTGATCGACGGCGGCTATACGGCGCAATAA
- a CDS encoding DUF1080 domain-containing protein, whose translation MTRNLYAWCPLLALVLLCSPALAQRWQPLFNGKNLEGWQHVGDGSFVVEAGMLKTEGGMGLLYYQKKPFENAVLRVVYRNPEGKNAGVFIRIPEAPTEPWMPVNKGYEVQIDDHEGEYHDTGVLYSLTKSKAQPGRPGEWNTMEITLDGDRTLVKVNDVLVTDYREGDPVPEKAADYEPDRGRRPTRGYIGLQNHGPHDIVYFKEVSIRPLK comes from the coding sequence ATGACTAGGAACCTGTATGCGTGGTGCCCCCTGCTGGCACTCGTCCTGCTTTGTTCGCCGGCGCTGGCGCAGCGCTGGCAACCGCTGTTTAACGGCAAAAACCTGGAAGGCTGGCAACACGTCGGCGACGGCTCGTTTGTGGTGGAAGCCGGCATGCTAAAAACCGAGGGCGGCATGGGGTTGCTTTATTACCAGAAGAAACCCTTCGAAAACGCCGTGCTGCGCGTGGTGTACCGCAATCCGGAAGGCAAAAACGCCGGGGTCTTCATCCGCATTCCGGAAGCGCCCACCGAGCCGTGGATGCCCGTCAACAAAGGCTACGAAGTGCAGATCGACGACCACGAAGGCGAATACCACGACACCGGCGTGCTCTACTCGCTGACCAAGTCGAAGGCGCAACCGGGCCGACCCGGCGAGTGGAACACAATGGAAATTACGCTGGACGGCGACCGTACGCTGGTGAAGGTCAACGACGTGCTGGTGACCGACTACCGGGAGGGCGATCCCGTACCGGAGAAGGCGGCCGATTACGAGCCGGACCGGGGCCGACGCCCCACGCGGGGCTACATTGGCTTGCAAAACCACGGCCCGCACGACATTGTCTACTTCAAAGAGGTGAGCATCCGGCCGCTCAAATAA
- a CDS encoding phosphatidylinositol-specific phospholipase C/glycerophosphodiester phosphodiesterase family protein, with product MVLRSLVLLLFLGFVTSLQAQSALEVQPLVRAHAHNDYEHERPLLDALAHGFCSVESDVFLIDGALYVAHNRPAQPDPARTLDRLYLRPLWERTAQGTQPVYAGHRTLFYLMIDFKTSDEATYRALQAQLAPYAAMLSVAPGDGKPVRVFLSGIEKPPLKPLVLYDAQALTALDGRPDDLGQDIDPVRMPVVSQSYNRFLSWKGKGPVAPDELKRFRAFVEQAHAEGKKVRLWGTPDTPAVWQFLWENGVDLINTDRLADLQAFLRAKREG from the coding sequence ATGGTACTTCGCTCGCTTGTTCTCCTTCTTTTCCTGGGTTTTGTCACGTCCCTTCAGGCTCAGTCCGCCCTGGAGGTGCAGCCCCTGGTGCGTGCCCATGCCCATAACGACTACGAACACGAACGCCCCTTGCTGGATGCGCTGGCACACGGCTTTTGCTCGGTCGAATCCGACGTGTTTCTCATCGACGGCGCACTTTATGTGGCGCACAACCGCCCTGCGCAACCCGATCCGGCCCGTACCCTTGACCGTCTGTACCTGAGGCCCCTGTGGGAACGCACTGCGCAGGGTACGCAACCGGTGTATGCCGGGCATCGCACCCTGTTTTACCTGATGATCGATTTCAAGACCTCCGACGAAGCCACGTACCGCGCCCTCCAGGCTCAGCTGGCGCCTTACGCCGCCATGCTTTCGGTCGCTCCGGGCGACGGCAAGCCGGTGCGGGTGTTTCTCTCCGGCATTGAAAAGCCGCCGCTGAAACCCCTGGTCTTGTACGATGCACAAGCGCTGACGGCATTGGACGGTCGTCCGGATGACCTGGGACAGGACATCGACCCGGTGCGCATGCCGGTGGTGAGTCAGAGCTACAACCGGTTTTTGTCGTGGAAAGGGAAGGGACCGGTGGCCCCCGACGAGCTGAAACGCTTCCGGGCGTTTGTCGAGCAGGCCCATGCCGAAGGGAAAAAAGTGCGTCTGTGGGGTACGCCCGACACGCCGGCAGTCTGGCAGTTTTTGTGGGAGAACGGCGTCGACCTGATCAACACCGACCGCCTCGCCGACCTGCAAGCATTCCTGCGGGCCAAACGCGAAGGCTAG
- a CDS encoding FecR family protein, translating to MNYETFGAKELAQDESFQQWVLQGDRTSHAFWTQWVQEHPEKREDVEEARHFLTSLRFRQHALTSEELTQMWERIDHATAPPALRVTSRWGMGQRVAATVALLLTLGAALYLWQARTPAEYVTAFGETREIILPDGTVALLNGNTRLRLADTWDAAHVREVWLDGEAFFQVTHQEAYEENARFRVHTADLDVEVLGTEFNVTTATQGTQVVLETGKVRVDLAPSQLAQEVVMEPGELVAFSRATRQVEQRPVNTERYTSWTDRYLVIDDMSLHEIGELITRTYGRPVIIADTSLAQQHLSGNLPADNLELLLDALAMSRNLAITYENDNILIKRKE from the coding sequence ATGAATTACGAGACATTCGGCGCGAAAGAACTGGCCCAGGACGAGTCGTTTCAGCAGTGGGTACTGCAGGGCGACCGGACCAGCCATGCCTTCTGGACCCAGTGGGTACAGGAACATCCTGAAAAACGGGAGGATGTTGAAGAAGCGCGTCACTTTCTGACCAGCCTGCGGTTTCGCCAACATGCGTTGACGTCGGAAGAACTAACGCAGATGTGGGAGCGGATCGACCACGCGACCGCACCACCGGCCCTGCGGGTGACGTCCCGGTGGGGGATGGGCCAGCGGGTGGCGGCAACCGTGGCGCTGTTGCTGACGCTGGGCGCGGCTCTGTACCTATGGCAGGCGCGCACGCCGGCAGAATACGTAACGGCCTTCGGCGAAACGCGGGAAATCATCCTGCCCGACGGCACGGTGGCTTTGTTGAACGGGAACACGCGGCTGCGACTGGCCGATACCTGGGATGCCGCCCACGTACGCGAAGTATGGCTGGACGGCGAAGCTTTCTTTCAGGTAACCCACCAGGAAGCCTACGAAGAAAACGCCCGCTTTCGGGTGCATACGGCCGACCTGGACGTGGAAGTGCTGGGCACCGAGTTTAACGTGACCACCGCGACGCAGGGCACGCAGGTCGTGCTGGAGACGGGCAAAGTTCGCGTCGATCTGGCGCCTTCGCAACTCGCTCAGGAGGTCGTGATGGAACCCGGCGAGCTCGTCGCGTTCTCGCGGGCCACCCGTCAGGTGGAACAGCGGCCCGTCAACACCGAACGCTACACCTCCTGGACCGACCGCTACCTGGTGATCGACGACATGTCGCTGCACGAAATCGGCGAGTTGATTACCCGCACCTACGGACGCCCCGTCATCATCGCCGATACCTCGCTGGCGCAACAGCACCTGAGCGGCAACCTGCCCGCCGACAACCTCGAACTTCTGCTCGATGCGCTTGCGATGAGCCGCAACCTGGCCATCACCTACGAAAACGATAACATCTTGATCAAACGAAAAGAATAA
- a CDS encoding DUF2892 domain-containing protein, with translation MKKNMGILDRAIRLAAALVVAVLYAAGIISGTVALVLGILAGVFIATSFMSFCPLYLPFGISTRRKKVHG, from the coding sequence ATGAAAAAGAATATGGGTATCCTCGATAGAGCCATTCGCCTGGCTGCCGCCCTGGTGGTGGCGGTGCTCTACGCCGCGGGCATCATCAGCGGGACGGTTGCGCTCGTACTAGGCATTCTGGCGGGCGTGTTTATCGCCACCAGTTTTATGAGTTTTTGTCCATTGTACCTGCCGTTCGGCATTAGCACGCGGCGCAAAAAGGTGCACGGATAA
- a CDS encoding RNA polymerase sigma factor has product MARVEHMPEYESEEAVWRAFRQGDRAAFQQLYHRFANVLFNYGSKFTADRDLVRDAIQELFLRLWRDRTRLGDTTSVKYYLFKALRRDLVRALQRKARFVAEASLSGPAFAIEYAHEVALMQEELWQEQQDRLNLGLEQLSPRQREAIFLRFYENLSYQEVAEVMSITPKSTYKIIYKAIEMLQKHFKVFCLWLF; this is encoded by the coding sequence ATGGCGCGAGTTGAACACATGCCTGAGTACGAATCGGAGGAAGCGGTCTGGCGGGCGTTCAGGCAGGGCGATCGTGCGGCGTTTCAGCAGCTCTACCACCGCTTCGCCAACGTGTTGTTTAACTACGGCAGCAAGTTTACGGCCGACCGCGATCTGGTGCGGGACGCGATTCAGGAGCTCTTTTTGCGGCTGTGGCGCGACCGCACCCGCCTGGGCGACACGACTTCCGTTAAATATTACCTCTTTAAAGCCTTACGGCGCGATCTGGTGCGGGCCCTGCAACGCAAAGCCCGGTTTGTGGCCGAAGCCAGCCTGAGCGGCCCGGCGTTTGCCATCGAATATGCGCACGAAGTTGCGTTGATGCAGGAAGAGCTGTGGCAGGAGCAGCAGGACCGCCTGAACCTGGGGCTGGAACAGTTGTCGCCCCGGCAACGCGAAGCGATTTTCCTGCGCTTTTACGAAAATCTGAGTTATCAGGAGGTAGCCGAAGTGATGTCCATCACGCCCAAGTCTACTTACAAAATCATCTACAAAGCCATCGAAATGCTACAAAAGCACTTCAAAGTGTTTTGCCTCTGGCTCTTCTGA
- a CDS encoding sigma-70 family RNA polymerase sigma factor — protein sequence MFQDPPSLHRIVDELRAGNRLALEELYLHYYQRLCDFACQITHNPELAEEVVVKVFMNLWQHRQLLSISSSLQGYLYATVRRKAQEATSHQLIPGLQKKKAENADEAPFNPLDLLLYQELNYRPNHLVDRLPAQDQLILRLKLSGLSYTEIALTLALSWRHIAASLDRSLNFFMYGGSVPYGEADGAKRWNEAEVDSWLTYILDQASEEVTSQVAQWLLQSADYTRLEKELRECIQDITLDRAVYDVLGRGLQKLDDKMDAAEAWHFWEKRPTRTFRFHKKRSAHIALLLMTFLVGLTLGLIAYRTYQQPQAKKVSVETLQKGQTLIRNVIHLGDGS from the coding sequence ATGTTCCAGGATCCCCCGTCTTTACATAGAATTGTCGACGAACTGCGTGCAGGGAATCGCCTGGCGTTAGAAGAACTCTACCTGCATTATTACCAGCGTCTCTGCGACTTCGCCTGCCAGATTACCCACAACCCCGAATTGGCCGAAGAGGTCGTCGTAAAAGTCTTTATGAACTTATGGCAGCACCGGCAGTTGCTGTCCATTTCCTCGTCGTTGCAAGGCTACCTGTACGCAACGGTCCGCCGCAAGGCACAGGAAGCCACCAGCCACCAGCTGATTCCGGGATTGCAAAAGAAAAAGGCAGAAAACGCCGACGAAGCGCCGTTCAATCCGCTCGACCTGCTGCTGTATCAGGAACTGAATTACCGTCCTAATCATCTGGTCGACCGGCTGCCCGCCCAGGATCAACTCATTCTGCGCCTGAAATTGTCGGGCTTGTCGTATACCGAAATTGCCCTGACGCTGGCGTTGTCGTGGCGGCACATTGCGGCCAGCCTCGACCGTTCCCTGAACTTTTTCATGTACGGCGGCAGCGTTCCCTACGGAGAGGCCGACGGGGCCAAAAGATGGAACGAGGCCGAAGTCGACAGTTGGCTGACGTACATCCTCGACCAGGCTTCGGAAGAAGTGACCAGTCAGGTTGCGCAATGGCTGCTGCAAAGCGCGGACTACACCCGCCTGGAAAAAGAGCTGCGCGAGTGCATCCAGGACATTACGCTGGACCGCGCCGTTTACGACGTGCTGGGCCGGGGACTTCAGAAACTGGACGACAAGATGGATGCCGCCGAAGCGTGGCACTTTTGGGAAAAGCGGCCTACCCGGACCTTTCGGTTTCATAAAAAACGTTCGGCCCACATTGCCCTGTTGCTGATGACCTTTCTGGTCGGACTGACCCTCGGGCTGATCGCCTACCGGACGTACCAACAGCCCCAGGCGAAAAAAGTCTCGGTCGAAACCCTGCAAAAAGGCCAGACCCTCATTCGGAACGTCATCCACCTCGGCGACGGCTCCTGA
- a CDS encoding universal stress protein, with amino-acid sequence MKKHILVPTDFSQPANNALRYALELARSLGARLTVLSVYQMPIPMSTPMYTPGVVLLEDQQNLAGVERDIDEQLATLETTYLKKAGVPYQLVKQLGNVELSVEKMVNDEAIGLVVMGTHGSGGLRTLLGNTTLHLMRQLHCPVLAIPPEASFTRIHRMLLATDYRHAALPENYQPLVDLAFALRAHIEVLYVVRAEALLSDQELDAGRNLKHALDPVPHSFAIRHCDDINEGITHYLREHPADLLAMMPRTHSLWERMLEGSHTRHMCFHGETPLMTFRA; translated from the coding sequence ATGAAAAAGCACATTTTAGTTCCCACGGATTTCTCTCAACCTGCCAACAACGCGTTGCGCTACGCCCTGGAACTGGCCCGGTCGCTGGGCGCACGCCTCACCGTACTGTCGGTCTACCAGATGCCGATTCCGATGTCGACTCCCATGTACACCCCCGGCGTGGTGCTGCTGGAAGACCAGCAAAACCTGGCCGGGGTCGAGCGGGACATCGACGAGCAACTGGCCACGCTGGAAACGACTTACCTGAAAAAAGCGGGCGTACCGTACCAACTGGTCAAACAACTGGGCAACGTCGAGCTGTCCGTCGAAAAGATGGTCAACGACGAAGCCATCGGGCTGGTGGTGATGGGCACCCACGGCAGCGGCGGGCTGCGCACGCTCCTTGGCAACACGACCCTCCACCTGATGCGGCAGCTACACTGCCCGGTGCTGGCCATTCCGCCCGAGGCGTCGTTCACCCGCATTCACCGCATGCTGCTGGCCACCGACTACCGCCATGCTGCCCTGCCGGAAAACTACCAGCCGCTGGTCGACCTCGCGTTTGCGTTGCGCGCTCACATCGAGGTGTTGTACGTGGTGCGGGCAGAGGCTTTGCTCTCCGACCAGGAGCTGGACGCCGGGCGCAACCTGAAGCACGCCCTGGACCCGGTGCCCCACAGCTTTGCCATCCGGCACTGCGACGACATCAACGAAGGCATCACCCACTACCTGCGCGAGCACCCGGCCGATCTGCTGGCCATGATGCCCCGCACCCATTCCCTCTGGGAACGCATGCTGGAGGGCAGCCACACGCGGCACATGTGTTTTCACGGCGAAACGCCGCTGATGACCTTCCGCGCCTGA